The following coding sequences are from one Halosolutus amylolyticus window:
- a CDS encoding DNA-directed RNA polymerase subunit L, translating to MELRVTESSEDELSIEIAGEDHTFMNVLKGALLEHEQVSAATYDVNPEQSGGQTEPILTIKTDGTIEPLEALEEAAVDVREKASSFRDAFEAAA from the coding sequence ATGGAACTGCGGGTCACCGAGAGCAGCGAGGACGAACTCTCGATCGAAATCGCGGGCGAGGATCACACGTTCATGAACGTCCTCAAGGGCGCACTGCTCGAACACGAGCAGGTGAGTGCGGCGACCTACGACGTCAACCCCGAACAGTCGGGTGGACAGACCGAGCCAATTCTCACGATCAAGACCGACGGCACGATCGAACCGCTCGAGGCCCTCGAAGAGGCCGCCGTCGACGTCCGCGAGAAGGCGTCGTCGTTCCGCGACGCGTTCGAGGCCGCCGCGTAG
- a CDS encoding DUF7550 family protein: MADDTAPADDSGADVGHDLAADRTTAPMSEYTGRDVAVGLVVMLLGVVVAFGIPLLAFPL; this comes from the coding sequence ATGGCAGACGACACTGCACCTGCGGACGACTCGGGCGCCGACGTCGGTCACGATCTGGCGGCGGATCGAACGACTGCACCGATGAGCGAGTACACCGGTCGCGACGTCGCTGTCGGCCTCGTCGTGATGCTCCTCGGCGTCGTCGTCGCGTTCGGGATTCCGCTCCTCGCGTTTCCCCTGTAG
- a CDS encoding sulfite oxidase-like oxidoreductase: MKDVTDLYREFGEERLPPGQRETSEFPVLSKSGTPDWDPDTWEFTVTGAVETELAFSWEEFRDLPSETHRQDFHCVTGWSKFDCEFTGVPFPELAERAGVVDDVDERRSSGNRTESGQAVHVMFSGLDGYTTDLPLEDCLREEVLLAWGYDGESLPADHGGPLRVVTPHRYAYKGAKWVDGIEFLTEPDRGYWEKRGYSQTADPWREERYS, from the coding sequence ATGAAAGACGTCACGGACCTCTACCGGGAGTTCGGCGAGGAACGGCTCCCGCCGGGCCAGCGCGAGACCAGCGAGTTTCCCGTCCTCTCGAAGAGCGGGACGCCGGACTGGGATCCCGACACGTGGGAGTTCACCGTTACCGGTGCCGTCGAGACGGAACTGGCGTTCTCCTGGGAGGAGTTTCGGGACCTGCCGAGCGAGACCCACCGCCAGGACTTTCACTGCGTGACCGGCTGGAGCAAGTTCGACTGCGAGTTCACGGGCGTTCCCTTCCCGGAACTCGCGGAGCGGGCCGGCGTTGTCGACGACGTCGACGAGCGACGATCGTCGGGCAACCGGACGGAGTCCGGTCAGGCCGTCCACGTCATGTTCTCCGGACTGGACGGCTACACTACCGATCTCCCGCTCGAGGACTGTCTCCGCGAGGAGGTCCTCCTCGCGTGGGGCTACGACGGCGAGTCCCTGCCCGCGGACCACGGCGGGCCGCTCCGGGTCGTGACACCACACCGGTACGCCTACAAGGGTGCGAAGTGGGTCGACGGGATCGAGTTCCTCACGGAACCCGATCGCGGCTACTGGGAGAAACGCGGCTACTCCCAGACGGCGGATCCGTGGCGGGAGGAGCGATACAGTTAG
- a CDS encoding ribbon-helix-helix domain-containing protein — protein MPKVEITIPEHLEMQIAQMVERGEFVNREEAIEDLLSTGIKAYKTSGPMDEEEGTGTGTGLEDDGMMGHDDEYVF, from the coding sequence ATGCCGAAAGTAGAGATCACCATTCCGGAGCACCTCGAGATGCAGATCGCGCAGATGGTCGAGCGCGGTGAGTTCGTCAACCGCGAGGAGGCGATCGAGGATCTCCTCTCGACGGGGATCAAAGCCTACAAGACCAGTGGACCGATGGACGAAGAGGAAGGAACGGGAACGGGTACCGGTCTCGAAGACGACGGGATGATGGGCCACGACGACGAGTACGTCTTCTAA
- a CDS encoding isochorismate synthase, protein MDRASGERRLAGDPGPATRLAKEVDLVSRSRELEDVSFGAIADPADGARIQWATPDGLEVVGRGVAARFTASGADRIDRVREQAARTFAALDHEGPSVARPRAFGGVSFHDGHDESPPWTGFGAASFVVPRMLVTRSDEATWLTTVTPDDATATDRIEHWTERLADLPPMRPSGTAPGVAASRRTTSQAAWTDQVETALDRIADGRLTKVVLAQALEVDLEGPIDVPATLERLRRQYPNCYRFLVSNADGGTFFGAPPERLVSKRGSRVETEALAGSVPRGETPEEDEEYVDRMLDSEKFRREHGLVVDSIRDQLDPLARDLTVEDRTIRRLATIQHLQTPIAATLADDRHVLDLVEALHPTPAVGGVPPAAALETIRETESFDRGWYAAPIGWFDGDGDGEFAVGIRSGLATDETVTLFAGNGIVADSDPAEEWEEVQLKFRPILDELR, encoded by the coding sequence ATGGACCGAGCGTCGGGCGAGAGACGGCTGGCAGGTGATCCGGGACCAGCGACCCGTCTCGCGAAGGAGGTCGACCTGGTGAGCCGCAGTCGAGAACTCGAAGACGTCTCCTTCGGTGCGATCGCCGATCCAGCCGACGGAGCACGCATTCAGTGGGCGACTCCCGACGGCCTCGAGGTCGTCGGCCGCGGCGTCGCGGCCCGTTTCACGGCCAGCGGCGCGGATCGCATCGATCGCGTTCGAGAACAGGCGGCACGGACCTTCGCCGCGCTCGATCACGAGGGGCCGTCGGTCGCCCGGCCGCGGGCGTTCGGCGGCGTGTCGTTCCACGACGGCCACGACGAGTCGCCGCCCTGGACGGGATTCGGGGCCGCGTCGTTCGTCGTGCCCCGGATGCTCGTCACCCGCAGCGACGAGGCGACGTGGCTGACGACGGTCACTCCCGACGACGCGACCGCCACCGATCGAATCGAGCACTGGACGGAGCGACTCGCGGACCTGCCGCCGATGCGGCCGAGCGGAACGGCTCCAGGGGTCGCCGCGAGCCGGCGGACCACCTCCCAGGCGGCCTGGACCGACCAGGTCGAGACCGCTCTCGATCGGATCGCGGACGGTCGGCTGACGAAAGTCGTGCTCGCACAGGCCCTCGAGGTCGACCTCGAGGGCCCGATCGACGTGCCGGCGACGCTCGAACGGCTGCGCCGCCAGTACCCCAACTGTTACCGGTTCCTCGTGAGCAACGCGGACGGCGGCACGTTCTTCGGCGCGCCGCCGGAGCGGCTGGTCTCGAAGCGCGGCTCGCGAGTCGAAACGGAAGCCCTCGCGGGGTCGGTCCCCCGGGGCGAGACGCCAGAAGAGGACGAGGAGTACGTCGACCGGATGCTCGACAGCGAGAAGTTCCGGCGCGAACACGGACTCGTCGTCGACTCGATCCGGGACCAGCTCGACCCGCTCGCGCGCGACCTGACCGTCGAGGATCGGACGATTCGCCGGCTGGCGACGATTCAGCACCTGCAGACGCCGATCGCGGCAACGCTCGCGGACGACCGCCACGTCCTCGACCTCGTCGAGGCGTTGCATCCGACGCCGGCCGTCGGGGGTGTCCCCCCGGCGGCGGCCCTCGAAACGATCCGCGAGACGGAGTCGTTCGACCGGGGCTGGTACGCCGCGCCGATCGGCTGGTTCGACGGCGACGGCGACGGCGAGTTCGCCGTCGGAATCCGCTCCGGCCTCGCGACGGACGAGACGGTCACCCTGTTCGCCGGCAACGGGATCGTCGCGGACAGCGATCCCGCCGAGGAGTGGGAGGAAGTACAGCTGAAGTTCCGGCCGATCCTCGACGAACTCCGATAA
- a CDS encoding TIGR03668 family PPOX class F420-dependent oxidoreductase gives MTPAERAFLERARVAALATVDADGRPHVVPICYALLDADDARLVTAIDEKPKSTRDLQRVRNVRTEPRVTVLADRYREDWSRLAWVQVRGKARVLSPGADSHAAAVTALEAKYEQYADHDLADRPIIAIVVAETRSWGALEE, from the coding sequence ATGACGCCCGCGGAACGAGCGTTCCTCGAACGGGCTCGCGTCGCCGCACTCGCCACCGTCGACGCGGACGGCCGGCCCCACGTCGTCCCGATTTGCTACGCGCTGCTCGACGCCGACGACGCCCGACTCGTCACCGCGATCGACGAGAAGCCCAAATCGACCCGCGATCTCCAGCGGGTTCGGAACGTCCGGACCGAACCGCGGGTGACGGTGCTGGCCGATCGATACCGCGAGGACTGGTCGCGGCTCGCGTGGGTCCAGGTCCGCGGGAAGGCCCGCGTGCTGTCGCCCGGGGCGGACTCTCACGCGGCCGCAGTCACCGCTCTCGAGGCGAAGTACGAGCAGTACGCGGATCACGACCTCGCGGACCGACCGATCATCGCGATTGTGGTCGCAGAAACCCGATCGTGGGGTGCACTCGAGGAGTAA
- the hisF gene encoding imidazole glycerol phosphate synthase subunit HisF gives MVLTKRIIPCIDVDLDEDGNPAVYTGVHFEDLEYTGDPVEMAKEYNESGADEFVFLDITASAEGRETMLDVVKRVADEVFIPLTVGGGIRTTDDIKETLRAGADKVSITTGALERPELITEGARAFGSQCIVISVDAKRRFDEGGEHYVEIDGESCWFECTKKGGREGTGIDVIEWAQEAESRGAGELFVNSIDKDGTKDGYDLPLTTAVCDAVDTPVIASSGCGGPEDMYDVFTEAGADAGLAASIFHFGEYSIAETKEYLDERDVPVRL, from the coding sequence ATGGTACTGACAAAGCGAATCATCCCGTGTATCGACGTCGACCTGGACGAGGACGGGAACCCGGCGGTCTACACCGGCGTTCACTTCGAGGACCTCGAGTACACCGGCGATCCGGTCGAGATGGCCAAAGAATACAACGAATCGGGGGCCGACGAGTTCGTCTTCCTCGACATCACCGCCTCCGCGGAGGGCCGCGAGACCATGCTCGACGTCGTCAAGCGCGTCGCCGACGAGGTCTTCATCCCGCTCACGGTCGGCGGTGGCATCCGAACGACCGACGACATCAAGGAGACGCTCCGGGCCGGCGCTGACAAGGTCTCGATCACGACCGGGGCGCTCGAACGCCCCGAACTGATCACCGAGGGGGCCCGCGCGTTCGGGAGCCAGTGCATCGTCATCAGCGTCGACGCCAAACGTCGCTTCGACGAGGGAGGCGAACACTACGTCGAGATCGACGGCGAATCCTGCTGGTTCGAGTGTACCAAGAAGGGCGGCCGCGAGGGAACCGGCATCGACGTCATCGAGTGGGCCCAGGAGGCCGAATCCCGCGGTGCCGGCGAACTGTTCGTCAACTCGATCGACAAGGACGGCACGAAGGACGGCTACGACCTCCCGCTGACGACGGCGGTCTGTGACGCCGTCGACACGCCGGTGATCGCCTCCTCGGGCTGTGGCGGTCCCGAGGACATGTACGACGTGTTCACCGAGGCCGGCGCCGACGCCGGTCTCGCCGCCTCGATCTTCCACTTCGGCGAGTACTCGATCGCGGAGACGAAGGAGTATCTCGACGAGCGCGACGTTCCAGTTCGTCTCTGA